The Persephonella sp. sequence TTTTTTTTAAATTCAGCTTTACCGTGTGATATTGCAAGGTACTCTTTTTTTATTCTTTTGTCTTTCCATAATTTTTTGAACTTTTCAAAAACATTACTGTTTTTTGCAAATAGAAGAACACCTGATGTTTCCCTGTCAAGCCTGTGTATAGCTTTTAGCTTCTTGTCTTTTTTGAAAGAGCGTAGTATGTCCTCAACGCTTCCCTTTTTGCTTTCAGACTCTAAGAAAGGCGGTTTGTTTATTCCTATTATGTAGTTATCCTCATAGATTATATTCTTTTCAATACTCCACTTTTCTGTTTTTTCTTCATCAGGTATCTCAATAATATCCCCAGCATTTAAAATATGGGAAGATATCCAGACCCTTCTGTTGTTTACAAAAACATTTCTGCTGTCAATAAGTTCCTTTGCCTTGTTTTTTGAGATATTAAGATAAGCGGCAATAAAATCCTTCAGGTTTGTCCTTTTTTCAACCTTGATTTTTTTCATTTCACCTGTTTTTCAATATTTTTTAAAAATTGGAAGATATACCCTTTTACCTTTTTTAGCAATACCACACCATGTCCTTTTCCTGAGACTACCAGAAACGTTCCGTTGTTTGATATCCTCATATAATATCTTGAATATTTTTCACTGCCAACAGGATCGTTTAGGGAAGATATAAACATTGATGGGTTCATATAGGAAGATAAGGAGAGCTTAACATTTTCTTCTCCCATTATCTTTGGAGATCCGGGGGATATACACACGATAGCTGATATGTCCTGCATTGATACAACAGGAATTATTGAAGTTGCCCCTAAAGATGCACCTATCAGAATTATCTGATTAGGATCAACCTTTTCATTTTCAATTATGTGATCTATCCAGAGTGCTATATCTTCAGGAATTTTAGAAAAGTTTACTTTTTTATTACTTTTTTTAAAGAAGGAAATCAGATCAACAAGGGAGGAAAAATTTTTATTAAAGATTATCCTGTTTTCTTTTCCGTTTTGCATCACAGAAAGACCATGCCCTCTAAGATCTATCAAAAGGGTTGCATAACCTTTCCCCCTTAATTCTTTTGCAAATTCAGACCATATCATATGGGTTGTTCCAAACTGATGGGCGAAAATAATAACAGGATATTTATCCTTTTTTTCAGAAGGATAATCAAAAAATCCTTTCAGGATAAAGCCATCTTCAGATCTTATTGTCAGCTCTTTTGAATAAACCATACCAAAGATTAAAAAAAAGACAAATAAAATATTAACCATAATGGATAATCATATATACCTTTCAAACCTTTTTCAACAGATTGTATCGGTTCAGTACATGGTGAACACCTACCAGTAAAAATTTTAACACTTTCCATAAGCAATCTCAGCAGGAGTTCTTAATCCTAGCCCATAATGTGGTCTTATAAAGTTGTAAATTCTTAGATACTTTCTAAGTTTCTTGTTTAATTCA is a genomic window containing:
- a CDS encoding RluA family pseudouridine synthase produces the protein MKKIKVEKRTNLKDFIAAYLNISKNKAKELIDSRNVFVNNRRVWISSHILNAGDIIEIPDEEKTEKWSIEKNIIYEDNYIIGINKPPFLESESKKGSVEDILRSFKKDKKLKAIHRLDRETSGVLLFAKNSNVFEKFKKLWKDKRIKKEYLAISHGKAEFKKKVVNLPVDGKYAKSFIYTVKTSSGFTLFRVEIPTGRKHQIRIHLSKIRYPIVGDKLYGLKDISSPILKNVKRQMLHSYSISFIHPYTKEKITIKAEIFPDFKNFGKRIRLL
- a CDS encoding alpha/beta fold hydrolase — encoded protein: MVNILFVFFLIFGMVYSKELTIRSEDGFILKGFFDYPSEKKDKYPVIIFAHQFGTTHMIWSEFAKELRGKGYATLLIDLRGHGLSVMQNGKENRIIFNKNFSSLVDLISFFKKSNKKVNFSKIPEDIALWIDHIIENEKVDPNQIILIGASLGATSIIPVVSMQDISAIVCISPGSPKIMGEENVKLSLSSYMNPSMFISSLNDPVGSEKYSRYYMRISNNGTFLVVSGKGHGVVLLKKVKGYIFQFLKNIEKQVK